A stretch of Vigna angularis cultivar LongXiaoDou No.4 chromosome 4, ASM1680809v1, whole genome shotgun sequence DNA encodes these proteins:
- the LOC108341881 gene encoding uncharacterized protein LOC108341881 gives MEVVTHSPSASPSRDPFDFNRARISPYLSAPSSPKRFGEYFCLSAPSSPSRFFAQFDSLYHLEHRHGHGADHNDKTEAEDDDGFAFFVDGESKSPRSAEELFDGGKIKPLIEDDLLDSVKSPLLPPAQPRRSSKAQGKKKEGEEEEEEDRRGRDRSVCSSSNRSRVTRSLSPCNRVSHYIWDEESNQAQENKEGSVSDAVSLSSTSKSSRKWRLRDFLLFRSASEGRGSSKDPLRKFPAFYKKPQDPKTSIPSPSPGPRPRRKEPLSAHELHYARKKAETEDLKKRTYLPYKQGILGRLAGFGSR, from the coding sequence ATGGAAGTGGTCACGCATAGTCCCAGCGCAAGTCCCTCCAGGGATCCTTTCGATTTCAACCGTGCAAGGATTTCGCCCTATCTCAGCGCTCCTTCTTCGCCCAAGCGCTTCGGGGAATATTTTTGCCTAAGCGCCCCCTCTAGCCCCTCCAGGTTTTTCGCCCAATTCGATTCTCTTTATCATTTGGAACACCGACATGGACACGGTGCTGATCATAATGATAAGACCGAGGCCGAGGATGACGATGGGTTTGCCTTTTTTGTTGATGGGGAATCCAAGAGCCCTCGATCTGCGGAAGAACTTTTCGACGGCGGCAAAATCAAGCCGCTCATCGAGGACGATTTGTTGGACTCCGTTAAAAGCCCGCTTCTTCCTCCGGCCCAGCCCAGAAGATCTTCCAAAGCCCAAGGGAAGAAGAAAGAGggagaagaggaggaggaggaagataGAAGAGGGAGGGATAGGAGTGTTTGTTCGAGTTCAAATCGCAGCAGAGTCACGCGCTCGCTCTCTCCTTGTAACAGAGTATCTCACTATATTTGGGACGAGGAATCCAACCAAGCGCAGGAGAACAAAGAGGGTTCGGTTTCCGACGCAGTTTCGCTTTCGTCGACTTCTAAGAGTTCAAGGAAATGGAGACTCAGAGACTTTTTGCTTTTCCGCAGTGCCTCTGAAGGGAGAGGTTCCAGCAAGGACCCCTTGAGAAAGTTTCCCGCTTTCTACAAAAAGCCTCAAGACCCCAAGACTTCCATCCCAAGCCCGAGCCCAGGCCCAAGACCCAGAAGAAAGGAACCCCTTTCCGCCCATGAATTGCACTATGCGAGAAAGAAAGCGGAAACTGAGGATTTGAAAAAGAGAACGTATTTGCCGTACAAACAGGGAATCTTGGGCAGGTTGGCTGGCTTCGGATCAAGATGA